GTTCAAATCATGTTGCAACAAGATTAATTTTTGCCCATTTGAACAAGATGGACGTTTTTCGCGAATAAAAAAACCCTGCACTCTTCAAATTGCCATACCGTTTGAAAGTAAAAATCAAACTGATATTATGCTGCTTTAGAAGTGGCAACACCGGATGTCCATCCCAGAAGGTCGATCTCCACGGACACACCATCGCAGGTAACATCACTCCCACAATTTCGGCATACTTTGCGAATAGATTTAGGCATGATGAAACTTAACCACATTTTCCGCTTTTTGCAGGCATGTCTCTGCAGTCTTGGCGACATCCAGACCTCGGATCTGGAGTCCGGATTCTCCCCTCGGCATCATTGGCCACGACATCGCTACTCGCTACTCGGACAGCAGAGAAAGCAAAGTGTGCTACCGAAGAATGAACAGCCGCCTCCATTGAGTATTAAAGAGTGATGTGACCGTTAGTGTGACCGGCATTAATGTGGAAAGTTACTTGTAATAAACaaagaaataaattttgttcgaaatgaaattttaattagctTAAATTTATACAACAATAAAATTCCAacaaaattctagcaggattctagcagaaaaTTTTGCCGTCTCATTATGGCAAAATTCTTACAGAGTTCTAGCAGGATGGCCTGTCAGAATAGTTCTAGCAGCATTCTAGCAGGGTTCTAACAAAACCGGTTACTTTCACCGgatcccagttaactcaatccgaattctgaaacggaatctaattagaatcgtatacaaattccgtttcaaacgcaacaaccggttccgtgttcgaaccggttgttgcgtttgaaacggaatttgtatacgattctaattagattccgtttcagaattcggattgatttgactgggattctgctagaaccggttattgcatttgagctagaattctcTGAGAATTCTCGCAAAGATCTAGGAAGATGATGGCAGCGTTCTAGTAAGAATAGTTTTGctctgctagaattctgtaagaatcctgcgagaacgccgtgactggggTGGTGGTATAGCTGCCtcgtttattacactgtgaaaataTCCAGGATTACTACACAAAAGTGTGTAATCATACTTGAACCTACTGCCCAGTccactcaatcggaattctgaaacggaattcagttcggttgttgcgtttgaaacggaatacttaaacgattcgaatttaattccgattgagttgactgggagtACCACGGGTAtgaattttcaagtaatttcaatatggcgacttgcatcagaagaaagtgaggcattttcgctagttctaaCTGCTCTGTGttttgcgtgcacgtccgcaaacatcgaccacacacatactaatacaaagcgccacaaagaggcaaaaggtaattacgaatattttttgcactttCTTTTCggtattgcaaaaacaaataaaaaaaaatacttaaaagtaTAGTCTGATTCAATTTTCGTTGCTGTTTTGTTCGAAcatcaatatggcgacttgtatcagaagaaaatgaggcattttcgctagttttaactgttctgtgttctgcgtgcacatccgcaaacatcgaccacacacatactaatacaaagcgccaccaagagagTTATCTAGGCcagatctcacgcacactagcttaccatttgtttttgctggcgaccacaaattttaacctaaaaatccatcgtgtacgtacacgcaatacatgcgcacgtagataggtctagaggcaaaaggtaattacgaatatttttggcactttcgttTCGGTTTTGCAAAACAATTAACAACACTAACTTTTAAGTAtagtttgactcaaactttgttgctgatttgttcgaaaatttgatcaaaaaaaaaataagtttttttgcagcacctcTTTTGAacggacatttctgttgccACCTTTTGGTTCCTTAAATTAGCCATAGATATTTTCACAGCGTAATAAACAGGGCATCTACCACCACGCAGCGCCacactgaaagcccgaccatggtaattttaaaaaaaatttgttaaaaatgctgcttattaaattaactgtggctttttggtaaaagtaaacgcaaatatggtaaaatgtaccatgcttccacaaaattgcatggtagCAATTACAAAATCATTATCATTTTCTCCGTattggagggttaaaattacTATACCGCTCACgacatagtaaaactgactgcgttaATTAGTCAATCCAAGCACAgaatgtttttagcaaaaatacgtcggtgcgtgttctcaatttaaccctttaatatggtagcaactaccatggttgggttttcagtttaccagcgtaaaagagcattattttattacgtaacgcagttggtggTGTACACACACTTTTGCGTTAATTTCAAACTGCCGAAATAAACAACCGTATACGAGAGAGGCGTATTAACGTATTTGGGCACATACTATATCTCGGattggttttcaaaaatacgtaagagccaatggtaaacaaagcaTTTTTTGCCTTGGTATCCGACccacttacgaaaaaccaatttcaaaaatgcttaagattgttcatctacacgtctttcaagtgacccaaactaaaaatgaatgaaattttattacaatttggagaaaaacgaatattAATGTCGGAGATCacgatggctcttacggctttttgaaaactcacccgagatataTACTATATATACTAAGACAATTCGAAtttaattccgattgagttgactgggtggtacagcgtaaaagagcattattttattacgtaacgcagttggagaTGTGGGTTGAGGGTGTGGGGGGTTCGAACGAGTTATATATATATAcgatatatattattttttgatcaaattttcgtTAAAATCAGCAACAATTTCAAGTTTGATAGTCAAACTATACTTAAAAGCTAGTTTTgtcatttgtttttgcaaaaccgaaacgaaaatgccaaaaatattcgtaattaccttttgcctcttggtagcgctttgtattagtatgtgtgtggtcgatgtttgcggaggtgcacgcagaacacagaacagttacaactagcgaaaatgcctcactttcttctgatacaagtcgccatattgatgttcgaacaaatcagcaacgaaaATTGAATCAGACTATACtttaaagttagtttttttatttgtttttgcaataccGAAaagaaagtgccaaaaatattcgtaattaccttttgcctctttgtggcgctttgtattagtatgtgtgtggtcgatgtttgcggacgtgcacgcaaaaCACAGAGCAGttagaactagcgaaaatgcctcactttcttctgatgcaagtcgccatattgaaattacttgaaaattcaTACCCGTGGTACTACCCAGTCAGCTCAatcggaattaaaatcgaatcgtttaagtattccgtttcaaacgcaacaaccgaactGAATTCCGTTTTAGAATCCGATTGAgtaacgtaacgcagttggtggTGTGGGTTGAGGAGGTGGGaggcaaaaaaggctttgtttaccattggctcttacgtatttttgaaaactaatccgagatataGTATGTGCCCAAATACGTCAATACGCCTCTCTCGTATACGGTTGTTAATTTCGGCAGAAGTGGAGGCAGTTTGAAACTAACACAAAAGTGTGTGTACAccaccaactgcgttacgtaataaaataatcagcctgatggcaagattgtcaaattgtatGCATGGGCCGCGATACTCACATTTGTTGGACCGTGGACCCCGCTATTTGGTCGCTTTACCCCTCTGACGCTAAATATAGGGTAAAAGTGCCAGCAAatgtgcaattgaaaaaaagtttttttttgtgaaaaattattttaaattttgtttttgatgaatagttttgaatattttttgtcaaaaaataaataactagaaaaaataaaatattatccagCCTTTTGAGGACGAAGTCAatcgttcacatttttttaatgttagcttATACACATATTTTAGTGTTAGATATCAATATTCCAAGAAGATAatgtccagcttgtgacgataaaCTACTTTTCCTTTACATAGAAAttgaatccagaagggaaacgaTAACCTGCTATGTTGGTCCGCACCGGGTTCTGAACTCCCATTTACGAGGCGAAAGCGTTGCCGCATGGCTcggtcttaacaaaaaaattaactagacaataaataacaatttcaaattacaaatctaaataataaataatcttattttcgaatttactcataaatggcctgtataccctattttgtgcaaccagtttatggagcgttcaccctatatggactgtcaaaagcgaggttcactttttgacaagcTTGCCACCAGTCTGAAAATAATGCTCTTTTACGCTGGTGgcgctgccctgtttattacactgtgaaaataTCTATGGCTAATCTAAGGAACCAAAAGGTggcaacagaaatgtccgtTCAAAAgaggtgctgcaaaaaaacgtattattttttgatcaaattttcgaacaaatcagcaacaattACAAGTGTGATAATCAAACTATACTTAAAAgttagttttgttatttgtttttgcaaaaccgaagcgaaagtgccaaaaatattcgtaattaccttttgcctcttggtggcgctttgtattaatatgtgtgtggtcgatgtttgcggatgtgcacgcagaacacagaacagttaaaactagcgaaaatgcctcactttcttctgatacaagttgccgcattcttttattacgtaacgcagttggtggtggtcgccatattgaaattactTGAATATTCATACCCGTGGTactacccagtcaactcaatcggaattaaattcaaatcgtttaagtattccgtttcaaacgcaacaaccgaactgaattccgtttcagaattccgattgagttgactgggcagTAGGTTCAAGTAGGATTACACACTTTTGTGTAAtcatatggtacgttcgtttgaaatgCAGGtgtggcactgagtgccgcactcgtcggtgctagttttggttcaatcgaacgtcatttgtcagtgcgcgtggaactcgaatgaaactgaaaaaatattgagtgcggcactagagtttcagttccaacatggcggcgaaactcgtgcggaactagcgcgagttttttcaaagaaacactttgacagctctgagtgcggcactcagtgtgaaactagccatcaaacgaacgtaccaatagttgaactaaaaaaagtttaatgctGTTACTCGGTGAAGCAATAACGTTGCCCAGGCACGAAATATTTTAGAAGAGCTggttctgtaagaatcctgctagaatgtcgCTACATTTCTGTTAGAAAATGGAAACTCCCAGTCatgacgttctagcaggattctaacagagttcttacagagcttgatattcttacagcattctagcagaaatgttccaccattctagcaggattctgacagaaccagctctgctagaatatttcgtgactgggctgTGTTAGAACTTGGCTAGAAACCAACCAACGAATGCCTGCTCATTAAGGTAcacttcttttattacgtaacgctaaaatttgtattttttgacccccttgcccttcgtttaaaatgtccatacaaatttctaaaaaatacttaactcgtTCGAACTTCCCACCCCCTCAACCCACACCACCAACGTCGTTATgtaataaaagaaaacaaatactTAACTCGTTCGAACTTCCCACCCCCTCAACCCACACCACCAACGTCGTTATGTAATAAAAGAATTCTCTTTTACGGTGGTGGCGctgcgtggtggtagctgccgtGTTTATCACACTATGAAAATATCTACACTGAAACTAAAATCATGATTGATTTTATATGTACTCTGCACATATCCAATCTTCAAATTGgcataataaaaattatgacaCATCATATTAATCCTTATATGctttacacatattttttacaaacaatCTTCTTAGATTTTATATGCGTACGCATATAACTGATTTTTTCTCCTGTTCGTTAAAAACTATTGTTTATTCAAGTATGCTTTGTGAGCTCCGCATATAACGTTTATATGCGAGACACTATAGATTTTTGCAGAAtgctttttttcatgaaacttaTATGCAAGGCTCACAGCAATTATGAATGTGTGCCCAAATGTGTACAAAACCGTTTGCGCGTGTGTGTCAGTGTGTCAGCCAGCAGCAACAGCCGTGGTTCATTTTGTGAAACTGCGATCAATCGGCGGGCCACAAATTTGATTCCGCGCAACGAGATGCCAGACGGTTCCGGCACGAAGGTGGTCCAGATGCAGAGCCTGTTTGGCCACATCGGCCAGGTTAACGAAATCCGCCTGTATCCGACGTTCCGACGTGTGTCCTGTTTGGTGGTGTCCTGGGTTAGCCGCGATTACTTTGAGAGCAGCAAAAGGAGATTACCGTCAACGGGACGCTGGTTGCCGGACGCTGTTGCAACCGGAGGTGGTGAACCGCATCGTTGGAATGTTTCCGACCCAGGTTCGTAGAAGAAATCTGTGTGGTGTGGTGCAAAACGATgatgaacgtttttttttagcagATAGTGAAAACGATCGTTAAAAACCTGGACAAAACCAATCTTCTGTCGCGAAAAAGATTATGAAGAAGCGTCGCACTTTGCTCGAGCTGGACGTCAAGTCGGAGAATCTAATGGACCACTTCAAGCACCCGGTATGTCAAGGGCACGCGGTGTGCAAAAAAACGGGAATCAAGAGGCAGGGCTCGGAGTTCCGCGGATACCGGCCGGGAGCAAAAAGCAACGCGGCAACCTCATCAAACTCATCCCGGAAATTGCCCCATTCGAAGCGATCTTCCCCAGAAACAAACAGCCACTCCCGTTCGGGGGAAAACACCGCAAGTGCTGAAGTCCGGCCATCATAGCTTAATAAAAGTTTCATAATTAATCACAAACTTTTCTTTAAATATGGAAAGAAAATTAAACACCAATTTAATATTAGAAGTAAtacataataataaaatgcatgcctatcaaaaatcaattgaaaattcatttaaaatcatGAGTGTTGCACTTACATGCTATATGTGGGTGCATATTGCAACATCATTCAGTCTGAGAGCATTGCATATACCATTTATGTGCTGTGAACATACGTTTTATATGCATTGGCATATTTCTATTCCTTATCCATTTATATGCAGAGCTCACGCAGTTCATATGCGGCGCATATACATGTCAAATGTAGAGGCACTCTGCAAAAATCTATATGCGAAACTTATAGCATACATCAAgatatttatttcagtgtatggcTAATCTACACGCTTACCaggggaactcaaatttgagtggATCCAAGCAAAACGGCGCAAACCGTAGTCATACAAATTTGATATCGAGTACCCGAACTTAATTTTAACATGGTGGagccgatgtcaaatttgacatgCGCTGGGTACCGGAAAAATCCTCCGGGAAAGCAGAAAAACGGTTCCGGGGGACGGATATCGGTTCGGAATGATAGGTAAAAGGAAATTGTCTTTCTGGGTTAGTTTTTGGATGAttgtattcaaattttaatctaattaaatTATCATTTTCATTATTCATTATCATTTCAGCACTTGGTGCAACGGTTCCAGCGACTACAGGTGGACGAGGCCAAcctcctgtggccgaatggttacgggttttGCCTCCtaagcggaaagtcatgggttcttctcagggtggcagccttaggtttaagttcagaggtagcagcaaccgtatgagtataaaacggttgcttcacgtgctcttctagcatgtgatcaatcttgggatattcctttgcgcctcttcccaaaatactttccttgtgtcttcgcatgtaaataatgcccagccgatcggtattgcactgcagtccagtcgcattgtccagatcaaagcaaagggaacaccgcaagagtagcaccgcaaaaagacaattgtctttacaagaccccgcgcggcaaataatagctgctgggaagagcttgaaaaatgacacgaaaaaattgtcaccgcggttctagcgatacatagcggACAAGGCACAAGGAAcggagtttacagcatctggataGAACAGAACTTTTCCTCTCAATAGgaactgtgttatagatctggaaatgcttaataacagtaaaaatgggtaacacgatacaatagtccttgtaatcaggattccgtgtcttaatactcaaacagaaaaaaaaaaacaggtggaCGAGAACTAGCGAGTGATACTTGCCAGCGGCCGGATGATGCTCTTGTGGAGCGGATCGCCGGGGACGATCCGCCAGTGGTGAAAGACATCGAACGAATCGCTAGAGGGGATGAATGCTTTGCTGGTGTAGAGGGAGGAATCGGAGATAGGTGCGTCTTGGGTGATGTGGCCACGTCGCCGGCGAGGACGGTGTACACGAAGGAAACGCAAGCGGCGGGGTGTGACCATGACAAAGGCAGAGTAGGCGATTCGGCGGGTGGTTGGCCATCTCCGCGATGGAGCGGTTCCTGGGCGATGATGATGGGATTTGAACTTTACGTTCCGGATGGGTTCTTCGCAAAGTGGTCCTTCGCGCGTGTCCCACTAGATGCCTTGCATGATGGAATCTTTGACGGCGCCGAGCAGGGTTTTGTCCACTCAACTTTAAGGCTGGAGTTACTTTGGGAGAGGTTGAGTGGAAGATCATTCCACGGCGGGGAAGGCATACTTTGTTTGTTTCCGCAAGGGTTCTTCCAAATGTATTCCTGATCCGGGCGCCGCCTCAATGGCAAAGCTCAGATCGTTGCGGAACTCGTGGGAGCATGCACTTTCCATCAGCTCCTCTTCGGCGTCGACAGTCGAGATCGAACCGTATCTGCGGTTCCGCAAACGGCGCAGTGGATATTTTCGAGCCAGTTACATGAATCAGCTTTGGAGCCGGCGGCTTGGTTAACGGTTTGAACGCGTTTGTGGAACTGGCTGTGAAGATGGCCTTCGGTGGCTTGGAAGAAGTAAAAGTAGTCGGAAGTTTCGCAGTGCAGCGTCTGCACGATGACGCTCTGCAAAAAGTTGCTGTCCTGCAGCGGTTGACCGACGTCGGCAGTTAGAGTTGGCTCTGGCGATTCCGTGATCGGTTCGGCTTGCTCGTCCAACGGAGCAGCTGGTTCCGACGATGGTTCCGTAATCTTCTTGCTCGCTACCTTCTCCCTACGCTCTGTAAGCTGCTCGAGGGGCTGGACAAAAATGTTCTCCGGGCAGTCCATTCCGTCGACGAGTTCTTGCCGTTCGCGATCGATGATGCTGTTAATTCTGGCCGAATCGGCAACGAGCTGGTGAGGATACTGTTGCCTGCCGGCCTTTGGGATCGTACAGCTTAGATGTCGGTGGACCATCGGCGATATCGTCCGAGGTCAGCACGAGTATTATCGAGGTCTTTTCACAGCGCATCAGCTGAAAAGTAACGTACTCTCCGTTAAAGGTTCTTCTGGAAGTCTTCCTGCTGCTTTTAGTTCTGAAAGACCTTGAAGTTCATATACGCTTAGAGATATCACGCCTTGTACACGTTTGGGTCGTGCTTGCTGGCCTTTCTCGTAGCACGCGAGACGCACGTAGTCGTCAGTTTCGTTTTCCTCCGTTTTCCTCCGTCTCGCATACCTCCGGCCATCGCTGTGAGTTCCATATCGAGCAGGTCACGCGTCGTCTGCGCCAACTCGTACTCGCCGTGGTGAACTGCGAGACTCGTCCTGTATAACGACCCGTCCTGCGTGTCTTCGTGATCAACTTGACCAACTCGTGCAGTCCTGCCGAATCGCGCAAGCCTCATGCCCACCTTGCTCTAACCTTTGCTGCCGAGCACCTCGCCACTGTCGTATACTCGTACATTTGCAGAACATCTTCTTAAAACTTTTCctacaaataaaattaaataaaaattggaaaattagtgcaactaacaaaatttacattttctttgGTTGTGTTGGAAAGGTGTCCCGAATAAATAGATCTAAATCCGCATGATCTGGTTGTTGGGATCTAGCAAGCTGTGGAGTTGGACCGATCGTAGTTAACTTAATTAGTAAAGACAATTGAATAAAACGTTCTGTACTTGAACTTCTTATAAACCAGTCGCCTAGTTATTTCGCTCTCCGACAGGTTATGGGCCTGCACCTGTAACCAGGCGACGAAACAAACATCAAGAAGTTTTTTCacgaagaaaattttaaagaccCCCACTGAAGATGGACCGGATTGAAGTGGTGAAGCTAAATGGAACCAACTACTGCAGCTGGAAACGGAAGGTGGAGTTCCTGCTCATCCGGGACGATTTGTGGCGGTACGTAGTCGGAACGAAGCCGGTTCCATGGCGAGCGGCTGTCGGTTCCGGATCGAATGGTGCTGCTGGCGCGGACCAAGTCGTGCTCAACGCGGCGGAGATTGAAGCTTGGGACAACGGTGACCAGAGGGCGCGGGCCACGATCGGGCTACTGATGGAGGACACCCAGTCTCTCATCAAGAATGCGACGACGGCCAAACTCTGCTGGAACGCCCTGAAGGACCACTTTGAGACGTCTAAGGTGGCTCTGCTGAAGCGATTGTGCGGGATGCAGTACTCGGAACTGTTGCGACGGAGCGCGTCCGAAGCAGCCCCCTGTTCAACGTCATTGGCCTTTGTTTGTGTTGCTTTGTCaggtgcccgtgctgtcgcttggcaagaatcagaagttgaaaacaaacTGAAGCAAGCGGGAGCACGGGCGCAGCTGGGAACGAGAATCCGTTCCAGCTGTGAAAAGACACCGAAGTTGTTAGTAAATTGTATCTTGTGAACTTTATTTGTTATTAATTAAGAAAATATAGCTTTTTAGCGTACGGAAAATGGAAGGAAGTTTCATTTCGTTCAGCTCAGAAAACTGGTGCCCGTCACTCTTCAGCCGCTCGTTTCAACAGAGAGGACATCCAGCAGCATGTCCAGCAGATGGAAGTAATATTTGAGAGGCTGGCGATGGCTGGTCAAGAGCTGGACGAGGACCTGTGCGTGGCAATGATTTTGCGGAGCTGCCAAGTTCGTTCAACACCCTTACGACGGCTTTGCAGGCGAGGTCAGACGAGGAATTGACTCTGAAACAGGTGGACGAAGTGGCCAAAAGTGGAACTCGCGGAGCCGGCGAATCTGTCCTCAAGGTTGACCACCAGAAGCGTAAAAAGGTGCTGATCTGCTACTTTTGCAAGAAGCCGGGCCCTAAGGAGAAGTTTTGTCGAGCTAAAAACGGTGAGTCGAGTCAGTTGGAGGCCGAGCCGGACCTGCCCCAAGCGAAGACGGCCGTGACGTGTGGATCATCGACTCAGGGGCTACGTCTCACATGTGCGTCAATCCTGATTGTTTCGTGTCGATGGATTGGAGCGTGAAGCAGGACATCTACCTTGCGGACGTATCGTATCCATTCTGCATGCGGCGTATCGAATCTCCGAAGATCATTGAGCCTCCTTCGGCTGCTGCCTGACTTTGCACAGGAAGGTGTTATCGTTCAGGTTCAGCAAACAACGTAATCTCTGAATATATGTACTTCGCACACTGTAAACATTTTGTCATGTTCTCCGAGTTGATCTTCAGGTTAAACACGAACGGTTCCTCCGCCACCAAACGCGCATGGCTCCACCAGCTGGAAAGCCTTTAGCGAGCCCATTCCCTGCTAGTCCTAACTCACTCGCTTCGTACACCGTAACCTGCAACCGAAGATCCATCATGTAACGCTCCTTCTCCGGACACATGTCTCCGCTGTTATCACCGACTTCAACCCAAACAGATGCGGCCTTCGAATCAGGTTCTGGCTGGTGCTGCTGCAACCTGGCGGAAGTTTCGACAACGCTGGAAAGTGCTCCGTTTTTCAGAAATGATTTAATTTCTGTAAAGATACAAGAAATTAACTTCAAAGAATCATCTGAAGGCCTCATATATACATTGCTTGCTACTCTGCTGGTGCTGCCGAACCCGCTAATTGTTCGGTCCTCCTTTATCGACTCCAACTCTTGCTGCACGGGTTACGCGGGATACGCGATCCATCAAACGTATTGGAGCGGTGAAGGTGGACGAAAAGACCCGGGAGATGCTGGAGCAGCCCAAGCTGGTCAAGTTCCTGAAGATGGGAATGCTCTTGCCCAAGAAGCGTCTTCAGGCTAGTTCGGCCAAGGCGGCGTCGGCCAAGATTGAATTCGGCGCAGCTAATAGTGCCGGGAATGTGGACAGGGGAATGAAAACACCGGCGAAGGTTGCGCCGGTTCCGGCTCCTGTGGCCGGCCCCAGCGTGAGCGAAATGTCCATGGACCAGATCAAAGCGAAGCTTAGCCGGAGCGCGGATTTGGCTGAAGACTTCGCTGAACAAGCTGCAGAGTGGGTTCGACAAGCTCAGGACGACAAGGACAAGATGGAGAATGTACGGCTGGAGACCAGGAAAAGCCGGTTCCGCCGAGCCCGGGGACGGCGTCACGCCGAAGCGCCTGGCCACGTTGATGAGCCCCATCAAGCCGCCCTCGAAAGTTACCCCGGTGACGACCAGCCCGACCAAGGTCCCGGCCTACCAGCGGTTCCAAACGCTGGCGGATTCGGGCCGTCCGGCGCTGCAGCTGTTGTACAAGTACCGCTATCTGGGCGAGCTGTTCAAGTGAATTGACACCGTCTGCGCCATGTTCCACAACCGGAAGAAGCAGATCACTTTCCGGAAGCTGAAGCCGGCGGTTCAGCGGATGGCGCGGAAGAACTTTTACGAGAACCGTTTGGCGCAGAATAATACCGACGACACGACAAGACACTCGGTGGAAAATCCTAATTAAATTGTTGTCCCTCCGTGAATTCCGTGAAATCACAGTGACTCAGCAAAGTCACGGTAACTTTGAGGAACCCCTCGGTTTTCGTCGAAATAAATGTTCCTCGCAGCACTGCTTGGtgataaatatttacaatttagaaaacagcttttttgtgttttgattgattttttttttcgtttgcgtTCCGCATTTCGTCCGTAATTCCGATTTTAGcaacaaaaaagtgtaattccGGCACGTAGAAACCTGGTGACACCAAGTGAGAGTCCTCCCAGAAGGTTATCTACCGTAATCTTCGGTAGTTTTTTTCCCGTTGAAAGCTCTTCCATTGCAAATGCTCCGAAGTAACCGCCTGAAAAGTCGGCGTGTTAGCCGgatgaaaagaagaagaagcggccaacggctgctgttgctgcttacGGCTCGTATGAAAAGAAGTCCCCTTAGAGAAGAGGAAGCTGTTAG
This is a stretch of genomic DNA from Culex pipiens pallens isolate TS chromosome 1, TS_CPP_V2, whole genome shotgun sequence. It encodes these proteins:
- the LOC120428180 gene encoding uncharacterized protein LOC120428180 isoform X1, with the translated sequence MRDTIDFCRMLFFMKLICKAHSNYECVPKCVQNRLRVCVSVSASSNSRGSFCETAINRRATNLIPRNEMPDGSGTKVVQMQSLFGHIGQVNEIRLYPTFRRVSCLVVSWVSRDYFESSKRRLPSTGRWLPDAVATGGGEPHRWNVSDPADSENDR
- the LOC120428180 gene encoding uncharacterized protein LOC120428180 isoform X2; this encodes MRDTIDFCRMLFFMKLICKAHSNYECVPKCVQNRLRVCVSVSASSNSRGSFCETAINRRATNLIPRNEMPDGSGTKVVQMQSLFGHIGQVNEIRLYPTFRRVSCLVVSWVSRDYFESSKRRLPSTGRWLPDAVATGGGEPHRWNVSDPDSENDR
- the LOC120428179 gene encoding uncharacterized protein LOC120428179 encodes the protein MDRIEVVKLNGTNYCSWKRKVEFLLIRDDLWRYVVGTKPVPWRAAVGSGSNGAAGADQVVLNAAEIEAWDNGDQRARATIGLLMEDTQSLIKNATTAKLCWNALKDHFETSKVALLKRLCGMQYSELLRRSASEAAPCSTSLAFVCVALSGARAVAWQESEVENKLKQAGARAQLGTRIRSSCEKTPKLEDIQQHVQQMEVIFERLAMAGQELDEDLCVAMILRSCQARSDEELTLKQVDEVAKSGTRGAGESVLKVDHQKRKKVLICYFCKKPGPKEKFCRAKNAVKVDEKTREMLEQPKLVKFLKMGMLLPKKRLQASSAKAASAKIEFGAANSAGNVDRGMKTPAKVAPVPAPVAGPSVSEMSMDQIKAKLSRSADLAEDFAEQAAEWVRQAQDDKDKMENVRLETRKSRFRRARGRRHAEAPGHVDEPHQAALESYPGDDQPDQGPGLPAVPNAGGFGPSGAAAVVQVPLSGRAVQVN